From the genome of Verrucomicrobiota bacterium:
GAGCATTCCGAAACATTGCCTCGCCCTTCTGATACAGGCCCATATACCTGTAAATGTTCCCGATGGTCATTCGTAATTCCGCCTCGACCTCTGGCTGGTTGGTCAAGTCTTTGGCTACGCGCTCAGCCAGCTTGTCCAGTACGTCCTGCATTATCTTATTGTCGCGGCCCAAGCTGACCACTCGGCCAACGTCCTCAAGCGTGTCTTTCAGGAACTTGGCCACTTGCTGGCTCTTGGCGGCTTCGGCCTTTTCTCGGAGGAACATCCAGGTGGAGACGCCCAGGCCAATGATCAGTGCGGCGGCCACCGCGCTTGTGGCGGCGACGGCGATTTTGTTCCGGCGCACCAGTTTCTGAAATCGGTAGGCCGCGCTCGGCGGGCGGGCCACGACTGGTTCGTTGGCCAAGTGCCGCTGAATGTCCGATGCCAAACCGTTGGCCGTTTCATAACGCCGCGCACGGTCTTTCTCCAGGCACTTCATCGCGATCCAATCCAGATCGCCGCGCACTTCCTGTAGCAGCCGACGTGAGTCGGCTCTAATATCCCTTTCGTTTCCACCACGAGATTTGAGCGGACTGACGTCCGCTGCTACGAGTTCCTGGGTCAGCCGCGTGGAAGGTTTCAGCGGTTCTTTCTCGCGGATGGTGCGGCGCATTTCGTCCAGACCGGCGGCGAGCAGTTCCTTTTGATCGAACGGCGGGCGGCCCGTGAGCAATTCATAGAGCAGCACGCCCAGGCTGTAAATGTCGCTGCGGGTGTCAATGTCCAGTCCGCTCATCTCGGCTTGCTCCGGACTCATGTAGGCGGGTGTGCCGATGAATTGATGGAAGGCGGTGAAGACGGTCTTGTCCGTGAGCCGGCCCTGGGTCGCTTTGGCGATGCCGAAGTCAATCACCTTGGGAATCGGGACACCGTCATGCAGCGTGACCAGGATGTTCGAGGGCTTGATGTCGCGATGGATGATGCCCTTTTGATGCGCGTGCTGAATGGCGCGGCAGACTTGCATGAAAAGGGCCAGCCGCGCGGGCATGGTCAGATTGTTGTGGTCGCAGTATTCCGTGATCTTGGTTCCCCGAACCAGTTCCATGACGAAATAGGGGCGGCCAGGAGAAAGTTGAGAGTTGAGAGTTGAGGGTTGAGTGTTGGCGGAACCGGAATCCCCCTCGCCCGTCCTTCGGACACCCTCTCCCCCAGTGGGGGAGAGGGATGGGGTGAGGGGGATGCCTGTGATTCCCGCATCAAAAATCTTCGCGATGTTGGGATGGTCCATCAACGCCAGCGCCTGGCGCTCGGCCTCGAAGCGGGCGATGACGGCCTCGGTGTCCATGCCAAGCTTGATCACCTTGAGCGCGACACGGCGGCGGACCGGTTCTTCCTGCTCGGCCATATAGACCACGCCGCAGCCGCCTTCGCCGATTTTCTCGAGCAGCTTGTAATGGCCAATGCGGTCGCCGGGTTTCTCGGTCACCAGGCTTGTTGTCTCGGCTTCAGCCGGTCGGAGTTGGTTGCCGCCTGAAGGCGGGACACCGAACTCGTGCGCTCCGTCAGCAGGCCGGTTGTGTTCCATGAATTTTCCAGCCCGGTCATGCACCCGAAGCAATCCCTGGAGGGATTGAAATAGCGGCTCGTCCCCGGCGCAGGCTTCACGGAGGTAGGCCTCGCGGGCGGCCGGGGAATCGAACCCCAGCGCCTGTTCAAAGATGGTTTCTTCGCGGTTCATTCCTTTATTTAGTGCGCCGTTTGGCGACGGAAAGGATCAGCGGAGGCGTTCGATTTCCTGGAAGAGCCACGCGCGCGCATAGGCCCAATAGCGCTTGGCCGTCGGCGTGGAGACCCCGAGCACTTGCGCGGCTTCCTCGAGCGTCAAGCCGGTGAAGAAACGCAGCTCAACGAGCCGGGCTTTGACAGGATCATCAGCGTTCAGCCGCGCGAGCGCGTCTTCAACAAGCAACAGGGTTTCGGAATCGGCGTTGACGGCGAGGTCCAATTCCTCGAGCGGCACGCGCTGCCGGTCGCCGCCGCGTTTGAGCCGGGATTTCTGCCGGGCGTGCTCGATAAGGATGCGCCGCATGGCCTCGGCCGCCGCCATGAAGAAATGGTTACGGCTGTTCCAATGCTGATTTTGGTTGCCGGCGAGTCGGAGCCAAGCTTCATGGACGAGGGCGGTAGGTTGGAGCGTGTTGCCGGGCGCTTCCTGGGCCATCTTGCTTGCGGCCAAGTGGCGCAACTGCTCATAAACCAGCGGCAACAGTTCCGATGCGGCGTTGCCATCGCCCTGCTCGATGCGGTCGAGGATGTGGGTGACATCGCTCATGTGCGAAGCCTACCCGCCGGGCCGGGCAGATTTCAAGTGTGCGCTTGTGCGGCAGCGCGATTCTTTTCAAGCAACTCGGAAAATTGTTCGAGGTTTAGCACGCAGAGAAAATCGTAAATCGCAAATCCAAAATCGTAAATCCGAAGTGGCGCGCCCGGCGTGAGTCGAACCCGCGACCCTCGGCTTGGAAGGCAACCCGGACGGTGGGCAACCACTGCATTTGCCGGGCTATTATACCGCGTTCCCGAGGAAGTCAATACCCGCAGTGATGGGAAACGCGTTCAGAGGGATGCCGGTTACCCACGCGCGACCAATTCGCTCCGAACTACCTCTTCTGTCTTGCCGTCCACGCTTTCATCCGCGTTTCCAGAATATCCATCGGCAATGCGCCGTTGCCGAGGAGTTCGTCGTGGAAGGCGCGGATGTCGAACCTGTCGCCGAGTTCCTTTTTGGCGTAGTCGCGGAGTTCTTGCATTTTCAACTGGCCGATTTTGTAGGCCAGCGCCTGTCCCGGCCAGACGATGTAGCGGTCCACTTCCACCGTCACGTCGTGTTCGTTCTTGCTGGCGTTGGCGAGGAAGTAGTCGATGGCCCGCTGACGCGTCCAACCCATCGAGTGCATGCCGGTATCGACGACCAGCCGGATGGCGCGCCACATTTCGTAAGTGAGCTGACCGAACTTCATGTAGGGGTCTTTGTAGAAACCCATCTCGTCGCCGAGACTTTCGGCATACAGCCCCCAGCCTTCGACGAACGCCGTGTAGCCACCGTGCTTGCGGAACTCCGGCGCATCGGTCATTTCCTGCGCGAGCGCGATTTGCAGATGATGACCCGGCACGGATTCGTGCAACGTCAGCGCTTCCATCTCCCACTTGGGCCGCATGTCGAGCGCGTAGGTGTTGGCGTAATAATATCCGGGCCGACCCGCCTGTGGCGAGCCGGGTTGGTAATAGGCCGTGGTCTGCGATTTCTCCGCGTAAGCCGGAACGGGCAACACGCCGTAGGGCAGGCGCGGCAGTTTGCCGAACAATTTCGCCAACTCCGGATCGGCCCGCTTGCATATTTCGCGATAAGCCGTCAACAGGCTGTCCGCGTCCGCGAAATAGAATCGTGAATCCTTGCGGAGAAATTTCAGGAACTCGTCGAAGCTGCCTTTGAATCCGGTCGCCGCGATGACTTTGTCCATCTCGGCACGAATGCGTTTCACTTCGGACAATCCAAGCTCGTGAATCTGCTGTGGCGTCAGCGAAGTCGTCGTGCGAGTGCGGACGTTGTAGGCGTACCAGGCTTTGCCATCGGGCAGGTCGCTCATGGCAATGCTTTCACGCGCGCCGGGCAGATACGTTTTGACCAGGAACTCATGCAGTTTGCGAAACGCCGGCAGGATTTCTTCTTTCAGAGCGACCGCGGCGTCCTTGCGCAAACGATCCCGCACCGCCGTCGGAATTTCCAAAGGAAACTCGGTGAATGGTTTAAGCATCGCATTTTTGTCCGGGTCTTCCACGAGTTGATTCAGCACTTGCTGTGGCACATCGCGCAGCGTGATGCGAGGTGGTGTGATGCCCGTTTCAAGTCCCTTGTTCAGCAGCAGGAGCGTCTGATCGATTAGTGTCGGCACGGAGTTGAACCGCGCGATCATGTCTTCGTAATCCTTAACCTTCGCGCGCGGAGAAATCTCCAGCAACTGCGCCACGTCCTGTTGCACGCCGTTCAATTGCGTCAGCGGCATGTATTCGCCTTTGAAGCGCGTGCCTTCGATGGCGTTCTCCTGGTCCTTCTTGAACAAATCGTAATTCAACTGATCGGCGGCTTTCAGCTTCGAACGATTGATCGATTGAATGACCTTCATCGGCGCTTGCAGTTCGCGTTTGCGACGATCGATCGCCTCCAGTGAATTGTCCGTCCAGCGATGGTTCTGACCAGGATAACCGACTCCGGTCGCGAACTCCGGGTTCTCGTGCATCGTGTATTCCCAGTGGAGCTTGATAAGCTGATGCAGGCGCTCGGCATCCCTACCGTTCCCTTTAGCCAGCTTGGCGCAATCACGCTCGAAGTCGGTTTCAGCAAGGAGGGTAAAGGCGGTGGCGAAGCAAAGCGACGTGAGCAACAAAGCAATCAACATTCGGCGGATCATGGTGGGATGATAAACAGGTTCGCGCGGCATCGACAAGCATCGTTCGGCTTCGCACGCGCTCAGCCGCCACGGACCGGGCAGAGAGAGAACTGGAGCGAGAGGACATCTCATCAACGTCCTTCCCGCCCATGAACCTCGATACTTTCCGAACCGTCGGAGACGCGCGGAGCGTATGGAGTGCGGCGACTTGTCGCCGCTGTTGCACTTCGCGTGTGGGGAAGACACGCCTGCTCTGGAGTCGGCACATCCCCAAAGCGGCGACAAGTCGCCGCACTCCAAACGCTAACGCGACCACCCGCATTCCTTTGGGTTCAGGGGCGCAAGACGCGGGCGAGGTTTACGGAGTTCTTTCGCTGAACCGTCGAGCTTTTCCAACCTTTCAACAAAGCCGGAGGCTTTCCTCAAAACCTAATGCAGCATCGGCAGCGGATTGGGCATGCGGATGAGTTGCGCGTCGAGGTCGAGATAGAACTCCATCCGGCGATTGGTTTCCGCTTCGTCAATGCTCCGCGCCATCAACAGGTAGGTGGCATAATGATTCCCTTCCGACTCGACCAGCCCGGCGTAGAACTGCGCCAGCTTCGGATCGATGGCTTTGAGTTCATTGGCAAGAATTTGGAACTTCTCGCAACTCCGCCCCTCGATCAGCGCGCAGCAAATCAAATGGTCGATGGCCTGATGCCGTTGTCCGTTACGGACGGACTTCATCAAGCCGCTGATCCACGGACTGGGATAAGGCTGGCCGAAGGGAATGCCGCGTCGCTTCAACAAACCCAACACAAGCTGGAAATGTTGCAGCTCTTCGATGGCGATGGCATTCAGCTCCTCCACGCGGGAATACAAATCGCGATATTTTTCCAGGTTCAAGGCCGTCGTCGCCGCTTTGCGTTCCAAGTGAGCGTGATCAACCAGCACCGCGGGAAGATTGGCCAGAACCTTCGGGAGCCAATCAGCGGGATTTTTTCACGGAACAAGAGCATGAAGCACTTTTAATATGCAGTCGAAAGCTGGCGGACAGGATTGGTTTTGCCAGCCTTGCCGCCTTATTATGTCAGGGGCTTTTGAGGCGATAGAAATTGTTGCCGTTGGTCGGCGAGACAGTTACTTGGAATTCGTAGTTTGTGGTACTCGGTGGCGTTAGCACGTCCGTCCAATTCGTGTTGGCGAGATCGGAGTTCTCCTGCAAAACGAAATCCATTGAGGGAACGATCCAGGAAATGAGGGCGTCGCTGCCCGAAGAGGTAATGTTCAACAACGGCGACGGTATAGATTGCCGGGTGTAAATGCCAGTACCACCAGCCAACGCCACCAATTTGTTTCCATCCGCCGAAGAGGCGACGGAAATCCATGGTTTTTGGGGCAGGTTGTTCGACGCCCAGGTTCCTCCCGAATTGGTCGAGGTGTAAATCGCGATATTATAGGCTGCGGCCAGCAGTCTCTTTCCATCTGCCGAAGAGGCGACTGAAGACCAAAATAGGGAGGGGGTAATGGTTGCCTGCCAGGTCGCTCCCGAATTGGTTGAGGTGTAAATCGGGCGGCTGAAAAAGGACGTCGCTACCAATTTGGTTCCATCGGCCGAGGAGGTGACGGAAAACCCATAATTGGTGGGGGCGTTGGCCTGCGTCCAAGTGTCTCCCGAATTCGTCGAAGTGTAAATCGGGCCACCAGTACACCCCGCCACTAGTTTGTTTCCATCTGCGGAAGAGGCAACGCAATTCCATAGCAGGTTCGGTGCGCTGTTCGACGTCCAAGTGTCTCCCGAATTTGTCGACGTGTAAATTGGGCCACCATCGACTACCGCCACGAGTTTGCTTCCGTCGGCCGAGGAAGCCACCGACATCCAAGATCTAGTAGGAGCGCTGTTCGACGTCCAAGTGTTTCCTGAATTCGTCGACGTGTAAATTGGGCCGTCAAGAGCCGCCGCCACCAATTTGGTGCCATCCGCCGAGGATGCGACGGCGTGCCAATTCGTTGTCGGCGCATTGTTCGATAACCAGTTTCCTCCCGAATTCGTTGACGTGTAAATCGGGCCGCCATAGACCACTGCAACCAATTTGCTACCATCCGCTGAGGAGGCAACCGACCACCAATTTTTATTCGGAGCGCTGGTCTGCGTCCAAGTTTGGGCGGACGTAAAATCAACCACGCAGAACAGGCCGCTGAAGGCGACCATCACCAGTAATAAATGTTTCATTCTCATGCC
Proteins encoded in this window:
- a CDS encoding sigma-70 family RNA polymerase sigma factor, translated to MSDVTHILDRIEQGDGNAASELLPLVYEQLRHLAASKMAQEAPGNTLQPTALVHEAWLRLAGNQNQHWNSRNHFFMAAAEAMRRILIEHARQKSRLKRGGDRQRVPLEELDLAVNADSETLLLVEDALARLNADDPVKARLVELRFFTGLTLEEAAQVLGVSTPTAKRYWAYARAWLFQEIERLR
- a CDS encoding serine/threonine protein kinase, with product MNREETIFEQALGFDSPAAREAYLREACAGDEPLFQSLQGLLRVHDRAGKFMEHNRPADGAHEFGVPPSGGNQLRPAEAETTSLVTEKPGDRIGHYKLLEKIGEGGCGVVYMAEQEEPVRRRVALKVIKLGMDTEAVIARFEAERQALALMDHPNIAKIFDAGITGIPLTPSLSPTGGEGVRRTGEGDSGSANTQPSTLNSQLSPGRPYFVMELVRGTKITEYCDHNNLTMPARLALFMQVCRAIQHAHQKGIIHRDIKPSNILVTLHDGVPIPKVIDFGIAKATQGRLTDKTVFTAFHQFIGTPAYMSPEQAEMSGLDIDTRSDIYSLGVLLYELLTGRPPFDQKELLAAGLDEMRRTIREKEPLKPSTRLTQELVAADVSPLKSRGGNERDIRADSRRLLQEVRGDLDWIAMKCLEKDRARRYETANGLASDIQRHLANEPVVARPPSAAYRFQKLVRRNKIAVAATSAVAAALIIGLGVSTWMFLREKAEAAKSQQVAKFLKDTLEDVGRVVSLGRDNKIMQDVLDKLAERVAKDLTNQPEVEAELRMTIGNIYRYMGLYQKGEAMFRNALAIKRNLWGNEHPEVAASLNSLAGVLWDQQKLTEAETLGREALAMREKFLGPKHRDVAQSLNTLAIVLVDQGKLAQAEVMLRQALAIRKALPGKDERSEERSALAQSLSNLSNVLARQGKLAEAETMRREALEIYKKYGGNECPEVAFALGNLAITLQMQGKLAEAETMQRDALRMNKKFLNGDHPSVATSLTELANVLYAQGKLAEGETEEREALATYRKLDHPHVADSLTELVIVLSDQGKLAESEIFARECLAIREKKMPDKWQSFFARCLLGDILRVQKKYAEAEPLLLSGYEGMKRREGQDPAGTKLRLKEALQHLVQLYEATGRSDQAAECKQKLAEFDQAEAGKKADGP
- a CDS encoding DUF885 domain-containing protein, coding for MIRRMLIALLLTSLCFATAFTLLAETDFERDCAKLAKGNGRDAERLHQLIKLHWEYTMHENPEFATGVGYPGQNHRWTDNSLEAIDRRKRELQAPMKVIQSINRSKLKAADQLNYDLFKKDQENAIEGTRFKGEYMPLTQLNGVQQDVAQLLEISPRAKVKDYEDMIARFNSVPTLIDQTLLLLNKGLETGITPPRITLRDVPQQVLNQLVEDPDKNAMLKPFTEFPLEIPTAVRDRLRKDAAVALKEEILPAFRKLHEFLVKTYLPGARESIAMSDLPDGKAWYAYNVRTRTTTSLTPQQIHELGLSEVKRIRAEMDKVIAATGFKGSFDEFLKFLRKDSRFYFADADSLLTAYREICKRADPELAKLFGKLPRLPYGVLPVPAYAEKSQTTAYYQPGSPQAGRPGYYYANTYALDMRPKWEMEALTLHESVPGHHLQIALAQEMTDAPEFRKHGGYTAFVEGWGLYAESLGDEMGFYKDPYMKFGQLTYEMWRAIRLVVDTGMHSMGWTRQRAIDYFLANASKNEHDVTVEVDRYIVWPGQALAYKIGQLKMQELRDYAKKELGDRFDIRAFHDELLGNGALPMDILETRMKAWTARQKR